A region of the bacterium genome:
CTCTTGGTGCAGCGTGAGGTGGCTGAGCGGATGTGCGCACGACCAGGAAATATGAGCATTCTCTCGGTCGCGACACAGTTACACGGTAAGGCACGGATCGTGCGCATCGTGCCGGCTGACGCATTTTATCCAGCGCCAAAAGTCGATTCGGCAGTCGTGCACGTCGATGTCTCCGATCGAAAAGGTGGCTTAACACTCGATGTGGACGAGAAGTCTTACATGCGCTTGGTAAAAATCGGCTTCTCGCAGAAGCGTAAACAGCTTAAAAATACACTCGCGGCAGGGTTGCATATATCGCCTACTGAGGCGCTCGAACTCTTGAAGAAAGCCGGTCTAGCTGATACAGTACGTGCTCAAGAGCTCGCACTTGATGATTGGCAGCGCCTTTTGCAAGTAGCGAGCTAGTACATATTCGCCTCAGAGCCACTCCCAAGGGGGATCATGAATCAAGAACCCGATAAGCGACAGAAGCCGCTTTTGTGTCGACTACATTTTCGTCAGTGGTTATCGGATTCAGCTTGGTTTACGCGGGTGCAGATCTGCAACCGTTGCGGCGAATGATCAGACCCGCATCAGGGTTACGTCTTGCAACTTGAGCGAGTATTGTGGGAGGAAGGCAGCATTTTAGGGGGTTGTCGACCAAGCAGCAGGAGGCCTACGTTCGGGCGCATTTGCAGGGGAGCAATCTTGACATAGTACCACCTCAGCCATCCCGCATTCATAGGTGCAACCAATATATCGACCAAAACAACATGCCTTGGTCGTTTTTATAATCGAATTTCCAGATACAGCTTATGCTATCATGGAAACATATGCGCTTTTCACCACGTTCCTTTCGGGTCTTGACCGCAATCTTTCTGTGGGTTGCGCTCGCAGGTTTTGCTTGGCAGCAGCTCAAGCCAGCCCAGGCTGAAGGTGAATTTAGCTATACCATCGATATGAACTACTCAGTAAACGATGACGGTACTACACGAGTTACTTCCACCTACAACATCACCAATAACACCGATAATCGCGTGCTCGCGTCACTTCAGATAAATACCCCAACCAATGACGTGGCTGCACTCGGGGTGCGATATGCTGACGGTACGGCGCTGCCATTTTCGAGTACCGACAAGACCAATACCTCACTCGGATATAGCTATCCATACAAAGAAATCAATCTGCGATTTGCCGATTGGCCGAGTGGGCGCGGCTCCACTCAGTCATTCTCGGTGTCTTACACGACTTCTAGCCTGGTGGATATCAAGGGGGCGAGTCGGACCTTCTATGTGCCGAGCTTGGCTGAGATCGGCAAGAATGAAAACTATAATGTCACGGTTTCTGTGCCAGCTAGCTTCGGTACGCTTATTTCGACCGGTCCAACCCCGCAGATCGATGGAAGTGATGGCGACAAAGTGCGGTATCGTTTTGTGAATGCCAACGAGCTATTGAATCGATCGTTTACCTTAATATTTGGTGATATGACCGTCTATAAGGCGGACTTTGCCTACCCGCTTAAGAATAATACGAACCGCGAGCAAACCTATACCGTCACTCTCCCGCCGAATACATCTACGCAAAAGATAGTCGTCAATAGACTTGATCCGCAGCCAAGCGCAACACGTGTTGATGCCGATGGGAATATCCTTGCAGACTACAAAGTGTCAGCTCGCGGTACAGTCACCGTGCACACGGATATATCGGCGCAAGTTACGTATCGAGCCTATGATTTGACTAAAGGGGGTGTGAAGGCCGACATCCCAGCCGAATTATTGCGTGATTATACTGGCTCGACGAAGTTTTGGCAGATCGACGATATTGATTTACAGACTAGAGCCCAGACGGCGGTAGCTGGCAAGACGAATGTTGTCGAGATCGTGCGAGCACTGCACAAGCTTACAGCCGATACCTTGACGTATAATAACGAAAAGATCAAATACAATATCCGCCAGGGCAGTTATCGCGCACTTCGCAATCCGGGAAATGCGGTGTGCCTCGAGTACTCAGACCTGATGATCGCGCTTCTGCGTAGTCAGGGGATTCCAGCACGCATGCCGGTCGGCTATGCCTATGCCGGCGCACTGAAGCAATCAAAGTCGGTTGCAGACTCCTTGCACAGTTGGGTTGAGGCGTATATACCGGGGATTGGGTGGATCAATCTCGATCCAACTTGGGCGGAGAAGTACGACATTTTCGGTAAGAGCGATCTTGATCACTTTACGTTTGCTATTTGGGGTCGCCAGGATGCACTGCCGGCGGCCGTTATGCAAGATGGCAACGATATGAATTATCAGTATGAGCAGACCACTATTACCTATGACTCATCAATTAATGTTGCGCAGGAGAAGGGTTCGGTGACAGCGACGACATATGTCGTTTTGCCTGGTATAAGCTTTGTGAAATACTCGACTACGGCACCCGGAAATATTGT
Encoded here:
- a CDS encoding transglutaminase family protein, whose amino-acid sequence is MRFSPRSFRVLTAIFLWVALAGFAWQQLKPAQAEGEFSYTIDMNYSVNDDGTTRVTSTYNITNNTDNRVLASLQINTPTNDVAALGVRYADGTALPFSSTDKTNTSLGYSYPYKEINLRFADWPSGRGSTQSFSVSYTTSSLVDIKGASRTFYVPSLAEIGKNENYNVTVSVPASFGTLISTGPTPQIDGSDGDKVRYRFVNANELLNRSFTLIFGDMTVYKADFAYPLKNNTNREQTYTVTLPPNTSTQKIVVNRLDPQPSATRVDADGNILADYKVSARGTVTVHTDISAQVTYRAYDLTKGGVKADIPAELLRDYTGSTKFWQIDDIDLQTRAQTAVAGKTNVVEIVRALHKLTADTLTYNNEKIKYNIRQGSYRALRNPGNAVCLEYSDLMIALLRSQGIPARMPVGYAYAGALKQSKSVADSLHSWVEAYIPGIGWINLDPTWAEKYDIFGKSDLDHFTFAIWGRQDALPAAVMQDGNDMNYQYEQTTITYDSSINVAQEKGSVTATTYVVLPGISFVKYSTTAPGNIVGDNYAVLLKQSDGRSRRVAIGKMAPLQKQDTELFVFGRGFSSPIQVVFVQNTETGDIVYGAATSTVVWWPAILAWCVIAGIILLILVQLSIHRRKKFRENGWTQLSNGANLLARETMERALAAQHNPETLEAEKQYTERKS